The window TCTTTTTTCTCTTGACCGCAAGCATTTATGGCACATCAATCAGATCGATCCTCCCTTTGTGTCTATGTTCTATGCATTAAACCAACCAACCTGACATCACATGTAGGTTCTTCGGCCTTTATCTCTCGGGATGGGTATCGGGTGGCTACATATTTGATTATGTTTCTTTTGGTCTTTGACTTGGTATGAGTTAAAGAGCCAGAGAAATTTAGGGTGCAAACTGCAGTGTCTGCTGTCTGTTCTTTTAGTAAACTATGAAGTCAAAATAATTTTACACAAGTATATGACTTGTGTAAAATTATTTTGAACAACCTTTTTTCAAGGAACCATTGCAAGAATTAGAGACAACAATGAAATTAAGGGGCAATTTCAACATTGGAAAGACTAAATGCTTTATGTTGGTGCCAAGATAAGATGGCAAGTTGAAATCCTTCCTATACAACTGAAAGTCATTAAGAATGTGGTTAATAGAAGCTATCTATCACTCCTTTATTCAATCTTATTTCTTGTAATATTTTATGGGGTTTGACTGATTCTTATTTGGTTCCTCCATCCTGTAGAAAGCAACTAAAATCCACTAAACAAATCTGCTTATAACTAGTGTTTGTGGTACTGTGTTCAACAGCATGATCAAAGAGTGTGATGTAATGATATATAGTCATCAATCTACCTTTCCAAAATTATCAGACTGAGGCTGCCATTGCCAAAACAAGATGTGCAGATCAACCCCTCTACTTGCTTGCCACAGAGTGGAGAATGATCAGGAAGAACAGAGTTTGAATAGCAATTTCATTCATCAATTAGAAGCAAATAAAactgaacatttttgaagtgagaaagaaagaaaacattaAATCAGAAGAGAATCCTCATTCTATGTTCAAGAATGTCTACTACAAACACCCAAAAGATTTCTCAAATTGGGTATATCTAAACTACATAAACTCTTTGAATATTACTACCAAGATTTTGATACATTTTGACAATCATATTCCATATATTATGCCAAGCTGATATAGGCATTTGGCTAAAAGAAACTTATAATCAAACTCGACTGAATTTTCAGTGTTTCTAAATATACCATACACCAGATGTGTGTCAACTCTTTGCATGAGATATTGTTGTCTGAACTACCGAAAAGAAATAAATGCTCTTTGAACACAGATATAAGGAAGCAATGAAAGCTCTTTGGCTGCAATATTCGAAAATCCTTTGCACAAGAATGAGTTTGTCAATGCAAGACCGAACCCTGTGGTGTTACATTGACAAGGGGAGGAGCATTTTACGTTTGCTCTTCCTGTTTTGTCTTATTTGCTTTGTTACTTTCATGCACACAAGAACAACTGCAGTAACGCACATCAAAAGAAAAGCAAGCTTCATATACCTGAAGTACAAAGCAACACCTGCGAAGACAAGGAGAGCAAACATCAACATCTCCCATATCACAAATACTGCATCGACCCTGCATCCATACGACGGAAAC of the Musa acuminata AAA Group cultivar baxijiao chromosome BXJ2-10, Cavendish_Baxijiao_AAA, whole genome shotgun sequence genome contains:
- the LOC135624515 gene encoding uncharacterized protein LOC135624515; this translates as MITRSNLAEQLREYQMRSKHEWATASFFSSTSPHASSRVDAVFVIWEMLMFALLVFAGVALYFRYMKLAFLLMCVTAVVLVCMKVTKQIRQNRKSKRKMLLPLSM